cggttcattagttatggaAAAGGGGGAGTGGCTAACCAAAAGACACATAGCGTGATGGTCAGTCAagcttttaatacattttgatcccaaaggctttatgatggtattgaccaagtttgaagtcaatcaggttaaatctgttggaggcgTTTGCAAAAGTATGCAAAGTGGTCGTGGTTAGACCATAAGGGGCTGggctttataaaatattgttatatagAAGAGTTCAGGGCTGGACTCTTCTGAAGCaggagaagtttggaccagatcggacaaagtatggcaaagttataacaatctcgtgttttatgccaAGACATCAGATTTTGCCGCCAcgccacacccacatagtgtAACAATTGgtaaagcttttaataacttttgatcccaaaggccgtCTGATGATACTGACTAAGTCTGAAGTTTAAGTCgaattaaatctgtaggaggagtttgatAAAGTATGCGGagtggaaatggcaaaaaaagtcaacaacaaaacaccattttcgatccaagattgCTGAcaatcctgtttgtttttgggtattcttgagactttttggtgcgtaaTCCCATGATACaaatatgtaccaaatttcgtgtctctacgacaaacctgtttcAGGGGttcaattctagggggcgctattaggtcattttgccacacccatttctgaaaccaatgaaagACGTACATTTTCGACTGGCTTGAAATttttccaaatttggtgagttttggaaaatgataaagccctcaaaaaaCTTGATTCATttgacattataataataaatagaacaaTTTCAACAGGGTCCTCGCACTGTTAGTGCTCCGACCTTGGAAAAATGGTAAAGATGAAACATTTGCATTGCACTGATGGTGCAAATTGGCACAGcagataatgaaaatataatttgtttcAATATCatgaatttatacattttaagtttaaatagGACATCGGTGTATTGGTGTGGTCACctatttgtttttcactgaccTCTTCAGACTCTATCCTGGTGAATTTGTGACAGTGAGTTGTAGACTTTCTTTCCTGACACACTGCATTATGAATTGCATGTGCTATTGCATAAGCAGCCTTGTATACCATGTTTGTGATCCGGAGCTGAGATGTGTCAGTGTACGGATTCTGGAGCGTCTTTATGTCTTCACTTCCATCACACACTCTCTCGTTTGTGACTGCACCTAAaatcacagagagacagagaaaagggatttttttttcaaacctaaaAATTATAACTTATTGCAGCAACTCGTCTATATTGCAATGATATAGatgtaaaacatgcattttcaattaaaagcaCTCTCAAagcaaaaaacagttttgcagcagttcatttatttttcagtggtTGCTGTTTCTATTTGTAAAAGCCTTATTTTTTAACCATCATTCACTAATTGAAAGGCCATTACTTCAATCCCTGACACTGGCAGTGTAGATGCTGAAAatcttgagcaagatactgaagccCAAAATGTTTGGTAGCACGTTGCGGTGGGTGAGTGCTGAATTATAGGGTTGCTAAGACtagaaatgtaatttaatcTATTTCAATGGACAAACtttttatacaataaaaaaacataaaattaattttactgTGGTCTCATGTGTCTTTCTGacagctaacagactaactgattTTTTCCCTTAGGAATatataaactacttttgatatttgatttgatgtgcatgttaaaaaactgtatgtttcaactataaaaaaaattgtaatttacaTACTTACTAGACCCATCTTTATGTGTTTAAAATACGCAAAAGATCTGAAATTACTGTTGgtataatatttaattacatGCAGACAAGCTTATACTTTAACTGATATGTgctgtaattacattttttcttctctATTTAGCTTAATGGCCTGGAGACTGTCTCTATATTGTGTGGGTGTTTTCTTGGCTTTAATGTTGACATAAAAAACCCTGTAGCAAAGTTTATACAAAACCTTAAACAGGACAGCAGAATGCCAAAACCTGAACTGAAAGATCATAATTTCAAATGAGATGAAATAGATAAACCTTATTGTCTCCTCATTAGCCAGTTCAATAACAACAGATTTCTGATTCATGCAAATACTCGGATTTAGTCTAAAAGCAACAGCTGCTCCACTCAGATaggcagagaaaacaacaaacctAAAAAATAAGGGTAAGATCATAAGATTCAActctctcactttttttcagccTGCAGTTGAATACATCCTCCCAGAACTCAGTGAGCAGTGGAGAGGCAGCCACTTTAGAGGGAGAGAGGTCCAGCAAGAAGTCTCTCAGACCTGGGATGACTGATCGCTCAATGCCAAATCCAATAGCTCCAGCACAGAAGCTGAAGCTCAGCATGTCTGGGTCTGTTACCCAGGCCTCAGTGCCTATCCACTGGCGAGGCGGAAAAGGCTCCTGAGAAAGCACTTCTAGCAAAATCTTCATCTCTGCATTCGATGTAAATGCCACAACAACCATAGATGTCGACCTGGAGAGACATTatactttaattttacattaaattatatCAGCACAAACATCAAATTGAgatcataaacaaaaaaatacatgtgagAGATAGCATCGAAAATTATAGTTCAGTATTTGGCCTCACTGTAGAAGAATGCCAATAACAAATATGACAGAAATACATGTGACAgtgtaaaagacacaacataagtctctaaaataatatgatataaacatgaaatattagtataatatattaataatattaaatcttAACACATTTTACGGTTCTTTGTGCAGAAGGTCAGTGTCAGCACAGGGCAAAAAGTAAAATCAGTGATGTAGAAACCTGCGGATAACGTCAGCTACTCTCTGGATCCTGCTACGTGGGTTGGTCCGATGAAAAGCTTCAGAGTATTCCACACAGATCCCCTCTCTGCGTGCTGCAGCCAGGAAAGACGCAATGCCATTATTGCCATAATCTGAATCCGACCGGACAGCACCTATCCAAGTCCAGCCAAAGTGTTTGACCAGCTTGGCCAGCGCGTCAGCCTGGAACTGGTCACTTGGGATTGTTCTGAAAAAACTCGGGTACTGCTGCTTATCAGACAGGCATGCGCAAGTGGCAAAGTGGCTCACCTAATGAAAAACAATAGTGTAATTATTTAACTGGACAAAACAATCAGCTCAAATTTATATTAAACATGCAGTTTgctttgaattaaaaaacattcactTGAGGGATGTTAAAAGGCCCGAGGATGCGCGACATGCTGATGGATGACGTGGACCCTGGCCCATCAACAACTGCCATCACTTTACCAGACTGTGAGCAGTTGTCGTCGGTGTAAAACACCGGGTCCAGGCCGTTTGAAAGCTGGAATGCCACATGCACAACCACAGGCACCGAGGCACACGAGTCGTAGATCTGATAACCGAGTCTGATGCCCGGCAGCAGCTCCGTGCTGTTGTTAATCTCCTCGATGGCGAAGATCATTGCGCGTGAGAAGCGCAGTTCACGGGGTTTAATTCTGCACACAGAAACTCATGTCAACTCCATAAGCGCAATTCATATTGACTGTCAAAAACGTATGAATGCACTGCATCTGTGAACCAAATTGTCAGCACATCATAAAAAATTAATCCCACACTCTCCCTCTTACTAACCTCCCTTTGCACCTTAGTGGCTCAGGCATGTAGGTGTAGTTATGCTTAACTGTGTGCATGTTGACATGTTGGGAGAAAACACCACCAATAACATAGTCACCATCCACAGAAAAGACAGGTAGACGAGTGGTACCCTGAAGCTTACATTTTGCAGATTCAGCCTCAGAGCTGACCCTAGCACTAGAAACATTCAAGGCAAGAGCTGAGTTCAGCTCACACAGACCCAGAGACAGGATCAGGCTAATAGAGAGAGCAGTGATCTCCATCCCTCAACTGTCTGTGTGGGAATACTGCATGTGTGTTATCACTGGTTTATAGATTTTTCAGACAAACCGTCCCTCCTTCCACTGTACGTCAGCCTACTGTACACCAAAGAGAATTATTTCTATGGGCCGTATAATATTATCTTCACCTAGTGTCCATGTGTCTTTTCTCAAAGTTATCattgtaaacacaaaatatctttCTAATTTTATGCAACCGTTATACCctatgttgtttctttttagttcaTACAGCAGTTAAGTCTGAATAATGCACCTTTAATATCTTGTTTGTGTGGTTCAGTCCCATCCTACATAATGTGAACAtggaaatatttttgaaaaaagctTTTATGAAGATTTTATGACAGCATCAAGACAGAACACAGAACCAAgccttttttctctattttgaccttgtttattttctcatttagctcatcaaaaaataatatttgttaaATAAGTTCATAACATGTTCAAAGAACATTCACAAAATGGCATTAAAATTCATGTCAATATTTAAGGGTGAAGACTGAGTTGAATTTGCACATCATAAGCATTATACTGTATGCTATGGGAAAATTTGTTCATTTATGTTGTCCAATTAGTGTTGATGGTAAATGTAGGTCAGTCAAGCAATACTCAGTGTCCAATTTATTGAAAAGGCTGAGTTCTCCTGCTCACAGAGACAGCAATAATAAGAGCAACACATTCTGTAGCATGGTAACTCAGATTTTCTGTAAATGTAGCACACACTGAGTTGTTTATTGGTTCCGTCATCTACATTTACCATCAAAACAGTTGGGAAATCCATTTCAATGCAGGCaaatttctcctttttctttttctaaacgACATATATCTCAGGATTGATCTTTGCTCATTAAATGCTTCTTGGTGTTCTTCTCTGGCTTAAACAATATGATGAAACACTTTGGAgcaaatatacacaatattaGTCCAAAACTGGAGGCCAGAATGGCAAATATCTCCACAGCCACAGTGAATTTCCCTGGAGAGCTGACGTATGCAGGGATAAAGGTGATCCACACTGCACAGAATATCAGCATGCTGAAGGTGATCAGCTTGGCTTCATTAAAATTATCAGGTAGTTTCCGAGCCAGGACAGCTAACACAAAGCAAAAGACAGCCAGCAGGCCGATGTACCCGAGCACAGCCCAGAACCCAACAGCTGAGCCTAATGCAC
This genomic interval from Centropristis striata isolate RG_2023a ecotype Rhode Island unplaced genomic scaffold, C.striata_1.0 Scaffold_38, whole genome shotgun sequence contains the following:
- the LOC131968022 gene encoding extracellular calcium-sensing receptor-like; the protein is MEITALSISLILSLGLCELNSALALNVSSARVSSEAESAKCKLQGTTRLPVFSVDGDYVIGGVFSQHVNMHTVKHNYTYMPEPLRCKGRIKPRELRFSRAMIFAIEEINNSTELLPGIRLGYQIYDSCASVPVVVHVAFQLSNGLDPVFYTDDNCSQSGKVMAVVDGPGSTSSISMSRILGPFNIPQVSHFATCACLSDKQQYPSFFRTIPSDQFQADALAKLVKHFGWTWIGAVRSDSDYGNNGIASFLAAARREGICVEYSEAFHRTNPRSRIQRVADVIRRSTSMVVVAFTSNAEMKILLEVLSQEPFPPRQWIGTEAWVTDPDMLSFSFCAGAIGFGIERSVIPGLRDFLLDLSPSKVAASPLLTEFWEDVFNCRLKKSAVTNERVCDGSEDIKTLQNPYTDTSQLRITNMVYKAAYAIAHAIHNAVCQERKSTTHCHKFTRIESEEVLMQLKKVNFSRNGYDVLFDGNGDPVATYELVNWQKTKSGNVEMVTVGHYDASLPVGQEFRINRNLTWVEGSTRVPVSVCSDSCPPGTRKVLQKGKPICCYDCLPCPEGEISNATDSSDCFPCLKEFWPNAERDTCLPKPVEFLSFNEVLGIILAAFSVGGACLAMITAAVFYCHRTSPIVRANNSELSFLLLFSLTLCFLCSLTFIGAPSEWSCMLRHTAFGITFVLCMSCVLGKTIVVLMAFRATLPGSNVMKWFGPTQQRMTVVSFTFIQVIICTIWLVLNPPFPMKNLTTYKERIILECALGSAVGFWAVLGYIGLLAVFCFVLAVLARKLPDNFNEAKLITFSMLIFCAVWITFIPAYVSSPGKFTVAVEIFAILASSFGLILCIFAPKCFIILFKPEKNTKKHLMSKDQS